GTAGATccttgaattttaaaattatgcgGGTGGTAATAGAAGAATTAAACAACTTCATGTGAATTGATAGAATTTTCTATCTTTTGTTGTTTCAAGATATGATTTCTGTCCTTTTATACTTTCTAGGTTACAAATGGTTTCTCTGATCTGTTTCATGTTATTTGTAGTGTCGGCTACATGAGTTGGCAAATAAAAGGAGAATTTCAGTAACAGGGGCCTCTAAGATGCTTGCAAACATTTTATACTCTTATCGTGGAATGGGGTTATCTGTTGGTACCATGATCGCTGGATGGGACGAGACGGTAATTCATATGTCAATTTAGTTGATGGATTTTGCTCAGATGTTCCTATTGTGACTTACTTCGGTTAATCTCTTTTTAGGGTCCTGGTCTATATTACGTTGATAGTGAAGGAGGAAGACTTAAAGGCACTAGATTCTCTGTTGGATCTGGTTCACCATATGCTTATGGTGTATTAGACAGCGGGTTAGCTAAACATTCTATTTAACTATCCCTTAGATCTCTTCTATCAAATTTTGTCAACAATTACCTTGTTATTTTAGGTACAAATATGACATGTCAGTTGAGGAAGCTGCTGAGCTGGCTCGACGAGCAATTTATCATGCTACATTTCGTGATGGAGCTAGTGGTGGAGTTGCTAGCGGTATTCTATCTTTTGTCCCTATATTGACCCACCTGCATCTACATATATCTGTTACATTTTGTCATTGACCTCATTTCCAGTAATAAACTAGTATGTACACATAGTCATGCATGGCTTAATTGACATGTCTCATGAGTTAAAGTTGCATGGGTGTTGTAGCCAAATAGTTCATGCTCAACCCCAACATGATGTGTATTTTACTATGTCCACTTGTATAAATAATTGAAAATAGTCTATAGTTTCTAACTATGTAGGAAGAAATACTATAGCTCTGTTGTCGTTATCACTGACTAGATGAGCATTTTTCAGCAGCTATTCATTATATGCATATTTCATAGCTAATTAGCTATAAATTTGTATGACTCAAAATTAATGTCTCGCTAACTTGGAGATTAATTTATATGATTTCAGTTTACCACGTGGGACCAAACGGATGGAAGAAATTGTCTGGTGATGATGTTGGGGAGCTTCATTACCATTACAACCCAGTTGTTCCAAGCACCGTGGAACAAGAAATGGTTGAGGCAGCTTGAGCTTTATGGAGTACTCATGGATATCTTCTCTAgtttcctttcctttcctttgCTGCTTATTTTGAATCGATAGCATGGAACTGattattttatatttgaaaGTTGACACTAGTGCTGTACTATTCTGATATGTTGAATGTTGAGATCAAGTCAAATTTACCATTGGAAATGAAAGATAGAGCCATATGCGACGTATGGAGTAGTTTAAATGGGAAAAGTATGAACGTGCATTGCTAGATATTTGATGATATATGGTGTTTGTATTTCTATCAGCCCACATTCAAAAGCAATTTGAATGTCCTTTTGGCTAATCCATGTCCCATGTCATTGGAGTGAACATGTTTTTGGCCAACTTGAACTCAAATATAAACACAAGTCATCTTAGGGTTTATATTTTCATGGCATTTTTTAGGGAGGATCGTCTTTGAAGAATGTTAATggtataaaataattttttagttgAATTTGGTAATGCACAAAGAAAATTACAGTTTGTTTTACTAAAATTGTCGTCTAATAATGGGTCTTTAATGGGTGAAGTACCCCCTTTGTACAAAAAAATCAACCTACAACCTGTTAAGTAAGGTTGTTTTAAGTTACTTCCAtacatttgaccaaaaaaaaatagttccaCTTTCACCCCCAAAGAGCATGCAAACACCAACCACTTTCAATTGATACACTTAATTCAACACCAAAcacaaaaaagagttgtatggAACACATGCCAAAGGAAATTGGCGCTGATGAACCTACTCAAGCAAGAATATCACCACAACCTCGTCGTTCTCTGGTTCCTCCCAAGTGTTCTAGAGAAGAAAACAGAACACTCAGTTGCTTCAATCCATCAAATCGCCTTTGAATTCTTAGTATTCAAGGATTCTGAATCTCGAAATCCACCTCGAATTTTCTCACCCAATTAGAACACCACCTGCTGGTTGGGAATCACCACGTCGTTCTCTGTGATTGCGAAATCACCATGAAGTAAGATTTGAGATGCACACGAAAGGCCCTTTGACAAGCTTCTGAAATAATGCAATCTTGCTCAGTTCGTTCACATTGCACAAACCTAACACATCAAAGTTTCAAGAAAGAAGATAGAAATGTTGGACTATTTATTCTAATTCTGTATTCTAGTTGTGGGGATTAtcattaatcaattaattaggaTATATTATAGCTTAGTCATTAATATCAATTGtgtgaattattaatttaattctcATACATGTATTAAGATGAATGATAGATTAAGTTTTTGTTATTAACTATCCTATAACAGGTTAGGTAAGTTACCTTTACCTAATGAGAGGACACTGGTCTCATATGATAATATATAAATTGTTTTGCCATTACGCAGTTTATGGTTGTGAGACAAACATATTATCAGATAGAGAGCATTTCTACTCTCTTTGACGTTCACCATCGTCCATAAAGAATCAGAGAAGATAACAATGGATCCCTCGTAACAAAAAATTGTCATTGGTGACACTGACGTGTAAACTTATTTACAGGAAGTTACAAGGATCCAAAAGACCTATAAGAAAAACCAAAATCAATACTATGAGCAAATTTCTCAGTTATTTCTTCATATTCTGTGAATCATTCCATTCATCTTCATAAAGGATACTCTTGTACATTAAATGTCACATGCATTTATCCTTGTAGAAAAATCATGTCACACTCCAATGTGCTTATTTATATGGAACTTCACAAGTCTCATTTAGAATATGACTTTGGACAATGCTTTCTTTGTTCTGAATTAACGGTGTGTTTGAGTAAAGAACTTAATTAAACGCTTGTTCATAATAGAGAAACTTattaaaataagttaaaaatatattataaataagcATAAGtttttattcataagctaatccgaacaacttatgaaaataagttcaaaacaacttatagatAGACCATAAactatttacataagctctctTGAACACTTGCATAAGAGCTTATACTATAAGCCGAGAAGATAAACCCAAATAAATTCTTCCAAACGAAGCCTTGATTGTGAACTTTGCTTTGTTTCAATTATCAAGGTTATAAGAACTAGTAAGAGATGAGATTACGAGTCTGTTTAATTGCAGTTTTTGAAAACTGCATTTAGAAATtgtttttcaagaaaaaattgtTTGAATTATATATTTTCCAACATTAAAAAATTGTAGTAATTTAAAACCTAAAAAGTGAAACAGAAAACATCTATTAGTTGTtctgatattttaattttaaaaactgaattGATAACCGTTTTCGAAAACATTTTtgaaataaacatatttaaaaaaCTGTAATTCACAATTTGTAGTTCTTCCTTTTTCCTTGTTTCAGATATCAATTGTTAATTACTATGGCCATCTATCTTATAAATATCACAAATTAGAGAATAATCCATTATATCTCTTAACCCACTTCACACAGTATGCATTGCCATTGACATTGTAATTAATCCTCGCCTCTCACTGACATGTTTCACTGCATCAAACACTTCTACCCGAACTTATATAACAAACAAAACCTgatgaactagtaaacactacTTGCTGCAAATTTTCCATATTGATTCATTCACTAAAGAAACATAGTAGTAAAGCATGCAAAGGGCATACAACAGAATGAGATGGTTGAGCAATAATCATTCCCACGAAACCATAGATTAATGAAATAGCATTTTTAGTCTATGATGATATATGTTCCAAAAATTACCACCACTAAAATccaaaactaaagaaaaagCATAATCTTGTTATATGACAATTACATGTTCGGAGGTGTACTCTTCAATctattcttcatcatcagacgaTATACAGTGCATATTTGTCACTTCTTTCACTTTAGCCATGAAAAgaacttcattttcttcttccaaatTAAACTTTGCGCACCTATATAGAAAGATACCAATATTAGTCAGTGCTTTAGTGATCAATTAATAAACTGGAGGTAGTATATAGCGGATCAAAATAGTTACCCAACATCTCAAAATAGTCTCCAACATCTGCTTTTACTAATTTACAACAAAACAATACCTCAGAGATCACATTACAGCAACTATGTATGTACATATTCTCCCCATTGGTAAGGAAGGTATATTGAGAGTTCAAAAGATGTTATTAACAATGCAAGTTTGTATCCACAGGGAACTTTTCTCTTTTCGTTTTCTTTTGGTTCATAAAGAAAATATTGTTGATAATgaagaaaaactaaaatcatGACATATGTGTAAAAGTTCCACACATATTTTAATTGTATTACAGTTGATTGCTGAGGTAATGGGTTTATCTTCCCCACCTCCCAAGTCCCAAACAGAATGCcaaaaaaggaaattaaaacAAATGCAGCAACACAGGAAACTCACACATGCTCCCATGAATACCTGTCTTATGATGCATAATATCATAGTAATTAGTATTTTTAAGGTAGCATTATATTAGATTCAATTAGTGAAAAAACAAAGTAATAGAACCAATATCCTACCTTGAGTGGACATTCAGAACCTCAATATTGTCTCCTTTCACAGCACCCTTCAGCGAGGTGAGACTGGGAATATGAGAAATAACCTCGAATGCTGATTCACCCCCACGAAGCTTAAATACTTTGAATCCATAACTTTTGGGTTCATAGTAGATAAAGCAATTGGAGGAATGAAAAAGCAATATAGCAGCACCGTTGTTAAATTGTTTTACAAACCAATATAAACCGCTATAAGGCCAACGATGTCTGCTCATAGTATCAACACTGAAAACCGGACTCCATGATTCTTCAACACCATATTTCTCCATAATCCAAATTCTAATAGGAGTATCCATAGAAGATGAATCACATATGTAAAGAGAGCCTCTTAATTCTCCCATGGTGATATTCGCTATATTATTTTTAGATAAATGAGGAGGAGAAGGGAAGGATTTGATCCCCTCATCACTTTCAAAGTCAAAACACAATATTGTTAATTTTGTTTGATAAGAACCGATCCAATGAAGTGCCCCACTCACACAAGTAGGAAACCTAAGCTGATCAAAATACGTATAAACAACTCCAAGATTCCTCCATGTTGATGCTCCTAGCGTGTGCATTTCAAATTCCATAATATTTTCACGATCCCGCCCACCCCAGCGTCTATGTATTCTTACCACCTTATATTCATTAGTTTTGGGTtggaaaccaaaaccaaaatataatttttgttcTAAGGGTTTATTAGTTAAATCAATTCTAGTAGCTTTCGGAAGTCTTATGAACTCACCTGTGACTGGGTTGCAAACCACAAAATAGACTCCCGTCAAATCACACAAGCAAAGAAATCCATTACAAGAATTCACCATACGTAACGTATCATCTTTTGGATTGCAACGCCTTGGTCTACCTCTTTTCTTGGTCTCATCTCTATTAGCACTGCTAAGAGGAAGCATGAATTTATGCTCAAGCTTCAAGTGATTGTTGCATTCAGGTTTCATGAAGAAGTCCCCACAGCCACAtaattgatcatcatcaacattTTCAAACTTTTCAGGCTCATACTCAGCAAGGTGCAGGATTCTTGACATTCGGTCCCCACTAAATATCCGAATCATGAAACCAAATGGGGCATGCTGAAAGTGTAATTTTGCAAAATATGGGTCTGAGATCATAGCTTTCCAACTTCTGCATACACATTTGCAGATGAAAACATACTTAATGGGAAGTCTCATAAGAATGTGAGCAATGATGTCAAGTGGAAGTAGATCAGCCCAAGAAAGCCCAAGTTGTTGACTTTCTGGCTCATCATCAACTTTCTCTGCTACTGCTACCCATTTGACTCTTCTGGTAGCCCTAACAGAGCCAATTAAACCGCTTCTTCTTTTCATGGCGACACTGAGAAGCAATCATGAAAAGCGAAAATCAGAACATGATATGCAAAACGGaaacatatatataaaaataaagacTGAGGAGCGCGCATGTAAACACCACAAAAAGGGTTTCttttacttcctatcattcaaTTTAAGAAAATAATTGATGCATTCTTCAAGTTAACATTGAAATTAACAGTACTTTGTATGGAAAATTACAACCCAAACTATAAGATAAGGGAAAATGAACTGCAAAAGTACCTTTAGAGAGTTTCGCACCACATTGTCTGAGGAAAAAACGAATATATGTTGTCTTGAAACGGTTGCATGCAAATAGGGTGGAGATAGGGTAAAAGTAGGTGGGGAGCTTAGGGTTTGacctgattaaaaaaaaaattgaggcaTGATATGAGGCATGTTGCTGATTATAGGTTCTTTTCTAGGTTTGattaaggatttttttttcaatattgtaaaataatatatatttgcCAAAATATTGTCtggtttttagtattttttatgtttttatttagattttatctggatataagttatttcatttatttaatttttattttgaattagtatcttttatatattttattttgatttattttgttagttttattttgttttattaattttcaaaatataaagGGAGTTGATTCAATGTTGATGGTCCACAAGAATTAAGGAGCAGATGCGGAAATCAGACAGTCGTTGTATATGTTACAGTCGCGTGACTCAATCAAGCTAGAGGTCTACTATAAGACCGTGGCTTGCGTGACACTGGATTTTAACCTTATAAGGTCCGAACCTTGCGACCCGACACATGGCAGAATACATTTTTAtgggcaaatgttagttgttagtaatgtacTAATGTTAGTAAGTTAGTCCTCCTCATGTTCAAACCATGAACCCTTCACCATTCATCCCACTCAACCCTTATATCCctaactcttactacttgagctatcatttgagGACGCGTGGCAGAATaaagataagttttttttttcttatgtgAGACAAGAAATCACGTGATTGGAAGAAACGGAAACGGAAATAGAAGGAGATTAAAGTGAGAAGTGGCAACAAGCCAACAATATATTAAAAACGTTAAAGGGAAGGAGAAAATTAGAGAAGGTACCAGCAGCGTATAGGAAGAGGAAAACAGCgtgaatagaaagaaaaaatttgaTTCGATTTCTTACGTTTTTCTACTACTTCTTTGTAATC
This is a stretch of genomic DNA from Lotus japonicus ecotype B-129 chromosome 1, LjGifu_v1.2. It encodes these proteins:
- the LOC130730789 gene encoding proteasome subunit beta type-5-like, whose amino-acid sequence is MKLDTTGLESFPKLVAPGNDVVGEFTAPPSFELPNSNDFDGFVKEAIQMVKPAKGTTTLAFIFKDGVMVAADSRASMGGYISSQSVKKIIEINPYMLGTMAGGAADCQFWHRNLGIKCRLHELANKRRISVTGASKMLANILYSYRGMGLSVGTMIAGWDETGPGLYYVDSEGGRLKGTRFSVGSGSPYAYGVLDSGYKYDMSVEEAAELARRAIYHATFRDGASGGVASVYHVGPNGWKKLSGDDVGELHYHYNPVVPSTVEQEMVEAA
- the LOC130731926 gene encoding F-box protein At3g07870-like produces the protein MKRRSGLIGSVRATRRVKWVAVAEKVDDEPESQQLGLSWADLLPLDIIAHILMRLPIKYVFICKCVCRSWKAMISDPYFAKLHFQHAPFGFMIRIFSGDRMSRILHLAEYEPEKFENVDDDQLCGCGDFFMKPECNNHLKLEHKFMLPLSSANRDETKKRGRPRRCNPKDDTLRMVNSCNGFLCLCDLTGVYFVVCNPVTGEFIRLPKATRIDLTNKPLEQKLYFGFGFQPKTNEYKVVRIHRRWGGRDRENIMEFEMHTLGASTWRNLGVVYTYFDQLRFPTCVSGALHWIGSYQTKLTILCFDFESDEGIKSFPSPPHLSKNNIANITMGELRGSLYICDSSSMDTPIRIWIMEKYGVEESWSPVFSVDTMSRHRWPYSGLYWFVKQFNNGAAILLFHSSNCFIYYEPKSYGFKVFKLRGGESAFEVISHIPSLTSLKGAVKGDNIEVLNVHSRCAKFNLEEENEVLFMAKVKEVTNMHCISSDDEE